GACATCTGAATCTATAAATTGGGTGTGCAGCAATTGAGCCAATTTTTTTCCGGATTTTGTTTTGCCGCAACCCATGTAGCCAATTAAAAAAATGGGTTTTTGTACTAAAAACATAACAAGAACATCATTTTTATTAGGTTTAAGCGACCAAGTACTGGGCAAAATATTACCTTATGTTTTATTCGCCGCCCTGTGCTGCTTTAGCCCAACGCTGGCTCATGGTGCAATTTTGAAACTCGGGGGCAAGCCAAACGTATGTTTCCGGAATTCGCCTATCTAACCATTTCAGTAGGGCCTCTTGTCGTTTTATATTTTCAACATACGATTGAAAACGGGCATAGTCTTGTTTTAAATTGGCGCGGTGCGGCTGGGTGCGCTCGTAAAGATATAAAATTCGGTAAGCGGTTGTGCCATCCGGTTTTTTAAACTCCTGAGGCTTTGAAACTTCACCTTGCTTTAAGCCGTCAATGCCAAAAAACACAGTTGGGTCTAAGCGGTTCATTTCAATACGGCTGCTGCCGGTTTGTGCATCTTGAACCATGCCGCCAAAGCGTTTGCTGTTTTCATCGTCCGAATATTTTTCGACTGCTAATTTAAAATTTAGGCTGTCGGCCACTATTAAGTTTCTAATACTGTCTAAAGTTTTTTGAGTGGCTTGGTTTTGCGCCCAATCCGGAACCGGCCGGATTAAGATATGGCGGGTATTTATCTTTTCCCCGCGCCTTTCAATTAGTTGGATGATATGCAAACCGTAGCTCGATTCAATTACATCCGATATTTCGTTGGGTTTTAATAAATAGGCTGCTCCTTCGTATTCAGGAACTAACGAGCCGCGCTGCATCCACCCCAAATTACCGCCGTGTGGGGCACTTCCGGGGTCTTCAGAGTATCCTTTGGCAAGGTCTTCAAACGATTTTTTGCCCGAAAGCACTTGCTGGCGCAAATCGAGCAGTTTATTGATTACCACCTCTTTTTGTGCCCGTGTTGGTTTGGGTGTAATAACCAACTGACCAACTTCTACCTCCGAGTTAATGTATGGAATACTGTCGGGTGGCAGGGCGTTGTAAAAATCGCGCACTTCAGAGGGGGTAATGGCAGTATTACCTGTAACTTGCCCTTGCATACGTTGCGCCGCTAAAAGGTCGCGGGTTTTTTCGCGCAGGTCGTTTTTTATTTCGGCAATACTTTTGCCGTAGTAGGCTTCTAACTGCGTTATGTCGTTATTAAATGCACTAATAAAATAATTCATGCGCTGGTCAAGTTCGTGCTCAACTTCAGCCTCGCCTACTTCTACGCTATCAATTTCGGCTTGCGTTACAAATATTTTTTCGAGCAAGGCTTGTTCTAAGACGGCACATTCTAATTCGGGTTCTTTAATGCCTTGTGCTAAGGCTGCTTGTGTTTCGGCATCAATTCTCGATTTTAAAATAATGTGTTTGCCCACTTTGGCCACAATTTTATCGAGTAAAATAGGTTGCGTTGTTTGGGCAAATGCCGTGGTAGTGAAACTAAAAAAGTATAAAAAACAAATAATAATAGTAATGCGCATTTTTTTGCCAATAACTTCAAAAATAAATAAAAATATGGTTAAAGAAAACAATTCTCAGCCAACAAATTAAACAAACAAGATGCCAAGGCTAATAGTTTGGTTGCAACAGTGGTAAGAATAAAGAGGACTGATTTTTTTAACAAACCGCTGGCAAAGTTAGCACTTAAAAGTGGTTTATAGTAATTCGTTGTTTTTTCCGGATGTTTTACTTGCTACTTACTTTCTTTTGAAGCCTTAGAGCCTGTCTAAATTTTATTTTCTAATTCTATTAAGCATCAATTTTATCATGGCAAGTTGGATCATTGTCTGGCTCGTTTCGGTTTGGAACTCAAAGTCTTTACTCAATCTTCGATAGCTTTCGAGCCATGCAAAAGTTCTTTCAACAATCCATCTTTTTGGCAATACTTCGAATTTCGAGGCTGTATTCGATCTACTTACAACCTCAACCACCCACCCAAACGTTTTGCGGGTATTTTCAATTAACTCGCCTCTATACCCGCCATCAGCTACTATCTTTACCAATCTGCAAAACCTGCCTCTGAGGTCAGCTATAACCATTGGGGCTGATTTACTGTCATGCTCATTTGCCGCATGAACCACAACCGCTAAAAGTAGTCCCATTGTATCTACAATAATATGCCGCTTTCTGCCTTTAACTTTTTTACCCCCGTCAATCCCTCTGCACAAGCCTCCGACGCTTGTTGTCTTTACGCTCTGGCTATCAATTATACCAACACTTGGCGATGAAGCCCTGCCTGCTTGCTTTCGAGTCTTATCCCTGAGTATTTCATGGATGAGTTCTATCGTCCCATCCTTCTTCCACTTGGTAAAATAGTAGTAAACAAGCTTCCATGACGGAAAATGGAACGGCAGCATGCGCCATTGACAGCCAGTTTTAAGCAAATAGAACAGCGCATTAAAAATTTCTCTTAAACTGTGTTTTCGTTTCCGTTTGTCGTCTAAAATGCCTAATATTGCACTCCATTGACTATCGGTGAGACTGCTTGGGTAGGTTTTCATTTTACTTTATGTGTTTGATTTTCATAAAGCTATGAATTATTATTTAAACGTCAAACTGATAGTCTTTTATTCACATCTCTTTTAATAACTTTTTTCCTATCAATTTTTAGGACTGGCATGCCAATTTTTAATTTTTAGACAGTCTCTAAGTCATGGCAAAGATACAAATTATACTTTTTGATGATGTAGAATGGCAACAGCTATTGCCTTTAACACACACCCGCAGTGCGGCAACTTTGCGCGTGGGCATTTTAACTTTGGCCGAAAAATGGGCGGCTTACTCCGGATTGCAGTTGAAATTTACACCCAACCTTATTTACAAGCATTGTATCCAAATGAATATCCCGAAGAAAAATCAGCTTTTAAAATTTGGGTAAATAGTGCCATAATTCCAAATGCCAAACTGGTCGATTCTATTTGCCAAATTCCACCAAACTACATAGCCTTGCACCCTCAAACACATAAAATTGTAGCTGCTTGTACCCCCGCCTCTGTGCAGCATCCACCGACACATACAGCTATTAAAGATAATGTTGTTTTGTTGCCCAACTACAAAATGCTAACCCCCCTGGGACATTTTTTACCCTTAACGGCACCGAAATTGAAAACGATTTTGCCCTTTTAACTAAAAATAAACAAAGCCAGCCACTCGGCGCGTTTAGCCAGCACTAAACCCTAATAATAATATTTTTATAGCACCCGGTGCTAAAATTCAGGTGCTTTTTAAATGCCACCGAAGGCCCAATTTATATAGGCCCAAATGCCGAAAATAATGGAGGGCAGCACTATAAGAGGGCCGTTTGCCCTTTTTGCGAAGGTGCTACGGTTAAAATGGGGGCAAAAATTTACTCAAATACTACCATTGGCCCCTGTTGCAAAATAGGTGGCGAAGTAAGCAACAGCGTTTTTTGGGGTTATAGCAACAAAGCCCACGACGGGTTTATTGGCAACTCGGTAATTGGGGCGTGGTGCAATTTAGGTGCCGATACCAACTGTCTCGAACCTTAAAAATAACTACAGTTTAGTAACTGCCTGGAGCATGGTTGAGCAAGCATTTATAGATACGGATTACAATTTTGTGGCTTAATTATGGCCGACCATAGCAAGGCCGCATTAATACCATGTTTAATACGGAACCGTTGTAGGCGTTTGCTGTAATGTGTTTGGCGGAGGCTTTCCAAACAAATATGTTCCAGCTTTTTTAGCTGGGTGGACGCTGACAAAACCTCGAAGCCTACCAACTGCCCAAAGCCCTGCGCGACATTAACCGTGTAATGGCAAGGCGCAACCAAACGCTTTCAACCGCCGAACAAGGGCCCTAACTGCAATATTTTATGAATAATTCCCCGCCCGTCTAGCTAATAGTATAAATCCTGATTCTGACAATTTACGGAAGCAAAAGAAAAATTATGGTTCAGAAATTTTTTTGCCCAAACATATACAACTTAAAATAAATGCCGTAAATTGCCGCTGTATTTAACCATATAACCGCCGTTTGCTATGATTTTTTGCTTTGCCACCCTCCGCACCGGCACCCTCCGCGCTTTAAGCAAGGGCAGGGGTAAATACTAAACCCGTAGCTCACCGCCTTGTATTTATCCCTATCCCCCTCATCCGGAAGATTAACCCACTTCTGCGCCCCTCCAAGGAAATAACCCACCCCTGCACTCCAAGGGGGGGAAGTTGCGAAATCTTGCTAATCCGTTAATCCTATAAATCCCTGTTTCAGACAATATCGGAATAAAAAACCACAAATCAAACCCATTTTTAACTTCAAAAAAAACATTTTTAAATGAAACATTTTTTTCTTAATTTTGTAGGCATTATACCTACAACAGCCCAACAGCCCAACAGCCCAACAGCCCAACAGCCCAACAGCCCAACAGCCCAACAGCCCAACAGCCCAACAGCCCAACAGCCCAACAGCCCAACAGCTATAATATTTTTAAACCAACAAAGGTAATAATTATGGCGCTACTAATATTGACCAACTTAAATACCTTAGCTACTTTTGCTCAAGATACCGAAGAGTGCGGAGGAGCTATTTTGTTTGGAGAATATGACGAAGGTGGTTTTAGGTCAAATGTAGATTTTTGTACTGATGCCGTAAAGGTTTTACCCATTGTTATTCATGTTGTTTATAGTGGTACGCTTGAACAAGCACAAGTTGATATCGGAATGACAGAGATAACTGAAAATTTTTTATTTAACATTAACAGAAATTTTAGAACAACCAATTCAGTTATAAACGAGTTTGTTGATACAAAAATTCAGTTTGCACTAGCCGGGTTGGATCCCGAAGGCAATGAAACAGATGGCGTTAACTATGTTTATGATGCTGATAGCAAGTTTCATTATTACAATAATAGCACTGATTTTGCAAATGAAGTTTATCGTTTTGAGGCTATGGCTCTTTGGGACATTAGCAAGTATATAAATATTTGGATTGTATCTGATATTGTTGAAAAATCAGTTTATGGCTTTGCCCTAAACGGAAGAGGAATTTATTTAGATTACGCTTCTTTCGGTAGTAATACCCCAACTCATGAATTAGGACATATGCTTGGGTTAAAGCATACTTACGAGGCAGCTTCCTGCAACGAGGTTAATTGCACAAGTGAAGGCGATTTTATTTGTGATACACCTCCGGGGGTGCTTGAATCGTGTGATTTTTACGCACCAAGTTGTGGTGGCGACTTGTTTCCTCATGTCCAATTGAGTAATTTTATGAGTGCCTGCCCACAACGTACTAATTTTACCTTTGGTCAGGCTCTATTTATGACCGATGTATTGCACAATACGGTAATATCAAACGAAATTGGAATTTTGAACTTTAAACACCTTTGGTCAAATGAAAATCTAGCCGCCACTGGCGTAGTAGCCATAGATTACAATTTTGCCGAAGCAATAATAGACCATATAAACCCTAGCCAATCTCAAACTGTTGTAATGACGGTAAATGGGGATAATATAAGTAGTATTGATTGGTCATGGAGTGGTGGTAATGCAACAGGTCAAACCTTGTCCTACACAGAAGACTTAACTATTACATCAAGAGATTTTATGATAACAACAACTTTTAATGATGGAAAAACCCGGACAGATGAATTGCAAATAAATTTTAATGATGCAGCCTCAAGTGACTATAATTTTCAGTTTGAAAATAATATTTGGTCAAAGAACATATTGATAACTGCCGATGAAACATGGCACAATCACTTGTTACGGATTAACGGCAAAATTATTATCGAATCCGGAGCAACCCTGACGCTTGATGGTGGATATTTTGAGTTTTCACCCCAAGGCGGAATAATTGTAAAACCCGGCGGAAAACTGATTGCTTATGGTTACGAAAACTACCCTGTAACATTTAGAGGTAAACGTTGCGATAACACCCCTTGGCAGGGCATACAAATTGAAGGCAATTATACCAACTGCCAAGATGTAACCGACCCCGCCTGCCAATTATCCGGAAACACCGATTTATTAACGCATCATGGCATTGTAGAACTCAACAACGCCACTATTCAAGATGCCAAAATTGGCGTGCAAGTGGGTAAACCTTTAGTAGTGCTCGAAGGCAATGTTTTAAGCGGTGGCGGTGGTTTGCTAACGGCTTTAGACAGCAATTTCGATAATTGCTCGGTAGGTGTAGAATTTAACCCTTACAATAATATTGGGCTTAGTAGTATTGCTAACAGCGATTTTAATATTACTGCCCCATTTTTAGGCACCCATACTTATACCAATTTAGGGTATATTGGGGTATATACCAACGAAATAAATAGTGTAAGCATAAACGGCAACACCTTTAAAAACCACAACCCACAAGCCTTTGACCTCGATAAACAAGGTTGCGGCATTATAACCAATAATAGCAATATGAGTATCGGCGACAATAATTTTTCGGCATTATACAAAGGTATAACAGGTTATGGACTAAATGCCCTGCAAAGTATGTTAAGTATTGTTGGCAATAATTTTTACGACAACACCTATAAAGGCATAACCTTAAACGGCAATAGTTTTTCTGCGATTGAAGATAATAATTTTACACTAAGTAATGCAGATGGCAATTATGGTGTATATACGCTTTTATCAACCGGATTAAAGGTAACAGGCAACACTTTTAACGCGCCAGAGGCGGCAACAGAAACCAATTTTAAATATGGTTTGGTAATGCACAATAGCGGCACAATGGGTGCTGCGGTACTCGAAAACGTGTTTGGCGTACCCGACAACACCAACCCCAACAGCAATAAACCCCTGCGGGCAGGTGTGCAAATTGAGGGAGGCAGCAACCAACTGCTAACCATCGACTGCAACGTGTTTAATGCACAAAGCAAATACGACCTGCGCATTTTTGACTTTTTGCAAGACCAAGGGGCGTGTGATTTTGTGAGCGAACTTCTTAACCCCAATGCCAATGATTGGCATACTCCCCCGCAAAATGGCAGTACCTATCATATTTATTACAGCAACGCCCAAATACCTTTTAATATTACCTACGCAAATGGCTACGAACCTACGCTGTTAAGTGGCAATATTAATACCTATGATTGCGCTGATGACGAAACAGACTGTACCTTTATTACCCAAGGCGGTGGCACGGGGGCTGCCAAAATTGCCTATTTACAAAATTTACAAGCCGATACCACCCTTACCCCTGCACAACAAACATTAATTACCAGCGAATTATTGCGCACCCATATTAGCTTAAACCAATTTAGCGAGGCAGAAACACTGTTAACTACAAGCAACCTAAACCAGGCACTAACTGCCACGCAAACCCTGCAAGGGCAGTATAGCCAAGCATTGGCTACTTTAGATTTAATACCACAAGACACACCTGATAATATTGCTTTTCACGAATTTTTTACCAATTATATCGAAGAACGCCAAAACACAGGGGGCAGCGGTAAAACAACCCAATCAGCACAACAAAACCTAACTAAATTAGCCGATAAAAACCTGCTTTACCCCCCCGATTTGGGTAGTTTAATGGCGCAAACTCATACGGCAATAAGCCAAAAAACGGGTTATAACCGCATACCTGTTGAGGTGAAAAAACAAAACGAAACCACGCAGCATACCACCAGCAATTTATTAGTTTACCCCAACCCCGCAAATAACGAACTTTACATTACTGCCAACCCTATAATGTTTGCGCAAGCAGAAGTAAGTTTATATACTGCCAATGGGCAAGAAGTAGCAAAGGTGAAAATGGTAAATGGGCAAGCTAATATTAATACGGCACAATTACACCCCGGTATCTATATAAGCCAAGTAAGCAACGGCATAGCCGCGCCTTATGCTAAATTTACTATAATTCGTTAATTTATTAATATAGCATTACAAAGCCCTTGTAAACGCAAGGGCTTTGAATGTTTAATACTATTTAAAC
The sequence above is drawn from the Sphingobacteriales bacterium genome and encodes:
- a CDS encoding IS5 family transposase, which translates into the protein MKTYPSSLTDSQWSAILGILDDKRKRKHSLREIFNALFYLLKTGCQWRMLPFHFPSWKLVYYYFTKWKKDGTIELIHEILRDKTRKQAGRASSPSVGIIDSQSVKTTSVGGLCRGIDGGKKVKGRKRHIIVDTMGLLLAVVVHAANEHDSKSAPMVIADLRGRFCRLVKIVADGGYRGELIENTRKTFGWVVEVVSRSNTASKFEVLPKRWIVERTFAWLESYRRLSKDFEFQTETSQTMIQLAMIKLMLNRIRK
- a CDS encoding T9SS type A sorting domain-containing protein, which encodes MALLILTNLNTLATFAQDTEECGGAILFGEYDEGGFRSNVDFCTDAVKVLPIVIHVVYSGTLEQAQVDIGMTEITENFLFNINRNFRTTNSVINEFVDTKIQFALAGLDPEGNETDGVNYVYDADSKFHYYNNSTDFANEVYRFEAMALWDISKYINIWIVSDIVEKSVYGFALNGRGIYLDYASFGSNTPTHELGHMLGLKHTYEAASCNEVNCTSEGDFICDTPPGVLESCDFYAPSCGGDLFPHVQLSNFMSACPQRTNFTFGQALFMTDVLHNTVISNEIGILNFKHLWSNENLAATGVVAIDYNFAEAIIDHINPSQSQTVVMTVNGDNISSIDWSWSGGNATGQTLSYTEDLTITSRDFMITTTFNDGKTRTDELQINFNDAASSDYNFQFENNIWSKNILITADETWHNHLLRINGKIIIESGATLTLDGGYFEFSPQGGIIVKPGGKLIAYGYENYPVTFRGKRCDNTPWQGIQIEGNYTNCQDVTDPACQLSGNTDLLTHHGIVELNNATIQDAKIGVQVGKPLVVLEGNVLSGGGGLLTALDSNFDNCSVGVEFNPYNNIGLSSIANSDFNITAPFLGTHTYTNLGYIGVYTNEINSVSINGNTFKNHNPQAFDLDKQGCGIITNNSNMSIGDNNFSALYKGITGYGLNALQSMLSIVGNNFYDNTYKGITLNGNSFSAIEDNNFTLSNADGNYGVYTLLSTGLKVTGNTFNAPEAATETNFKYGLVMHNSGTMGAAVLENVFGVPDNTNPNSNKPLRAGVQIEGGSNQLLTIDCNVFNAQSKYDLRIFDFLQDQGACDFVSELLNPNANDWHTPPQNGSTYHIYYSNAQIPFNITYANGYEPTLLSGNINTYDCADDETDCTFITQGGGTGAAKIAYLQNLQADTTLTPAQQTLITSELLRTHISLNQFSEAETLLTTSNLNQALTATQTLQGQYSQALATLDLIPQDTPDNIAFHEFFTNYIEERQNTGGSGKTTQSAQQNLTKLADKNLLYPPDLGSLMAQTHTAISQKTGYNRIPVEVKKQNETTQHTTSNLLVYPNPANNELYITANPIMFAQAEVSLYTANGQEVAKVKMVNGQANINTAQLHPGIYISQVSNGIAAPYAKFTIIR
- a CDS encoding peptidylprolyl isomerase, yielding MRITIIICFLYFFSFTTTAFAQTTQPILLDKIVAKVGKHIILKSRIDAETQAALAQGIKEPELECAVLEQALLEKIFVTQAEIDSVEVGEAEVEHELDQRMNYFISAFNNDITQLEAYYGKSIAEIKNDLREKTRDLLAAQRMQGQVTGNTAITPSEVRDFYNALPPDSIPYINSEVEVGQLVITPKPTRAQKEVVINKLLDLRQQVLSGKKSFEDLAKGYSEDPGSAPHGGNLGWMQRGSLVPEYEGAAYLLKPNEISDVIESSYGLHIIQLIERRGEKINTRHILIRPVPDWAQNQATQKTLDSIRNLIVADSLNFKLAVEKYSDDENSKRFGGMVQDAQTGSSRIEMNRLDPTVFFGIDGLKQGEVSKPQEFKKPDGTTAYRILYLYERTQPHRANLKQDYARFQSYVENIKRQEALLKWLDRRIPETYVWLAPEFQNCTMSQRWAKAAQGGE